The following are encoded in a window of Platichthys flesus chromosome 19, fPlaFle2.1, whole genome shotgun sequence genomic DNA:
- the nup54 gene encoding nucleoporin p54 isoform X3, producing the protein MVIASTQEEREEEELLPVTVNMAFNFGGAAGSTAATLTAPGFGAATSTAAAPATGFGFGSTNTGFGGLGAGNTTAGTFGGFGATATTAAAPGSTFSFAAPTNTTGGLFGNTQNKGFGFSSGLGTATAPGTTGFGTSLGTSGLGGFGGFNIQPTQQQQGGLFGQQQSQPQPTQLYQQVTALSAPTLLGDERDSILAKWNQLQAYWGTGKGYYSNNNPPVDFTQENPFCRFKAVGYSCVPVSKDEDGLVVLILARKEADVRVQQQHLVESIHKVLGNNQTLTVNVDGVKALPNDQTEVIIYVVERSLNGTSKRIPASTLFVFLEQNNVKVQLSQIGVAMSVTRTELSPAQLKQLLQNAPAGVDPIIWEQAKVDNPEPDKLIPVPMVGFKELLRRLQTQDQMTKQHQTRVDIISNDISDLQKNQATTVAKIAQYKRKLMDLSHRVLQVLIKQEIQRKSGYAIQVDEEHLRVQLDTIQSELNAPTQFKGRLNELMSQIRMQNHFGAVRSEERYSVDADLLREIKQHLKQQQDGLSHLISVIKDDLEDIKLIEHGLSDSGHLRGGVLS; encoded by the exons ATGGTAATTGCATCAACtcaagaggaaagagaagaagaagaactacTTCCGGTGACAGTCAACATGGCGTTTAATTTTGGCGGTGCCGCTGGCAGCACAGCCGCAA CTCTTACAGCCCCTGGATTTGGGGCAGCCAccagcactgctgctgcaccagccaCCGGATTTGGTTTTGGCTCCACCAACACTG GATTTGGGGGGCTGGGAGCTGGAAACACCACGGCTG GCACATTCGGTGGCTTTGGAGCGACTgcaaccactgctgctgcaccaggGTCTACTTTTAGCTTTGCTGCTCCCACCAACACGACAG GAGGCCTGTTTGGTAACACACAGAACAAAGGCTTTGGATTCTCCTCTGGGCTTGGCACTGCAACCGCGCCCGGGACAACAGGATTTGGGACGAGTTTAGGAACATCTGGTCTTGGAGGGTTTGGAGGCTTTAATATCCAGCCaacccagcagcagcaag GAGGCTTGTTTGGCCAGCAGCAGAGTCAGCCTCAGCCCACTCAGCTTTACCAGCAGGTCACCGCACTGTCAGCGCCCACCTTGTTGGGAGATGAGCGTGACTCCATCTTGGCCAAATGGAACCAGCTGCAGGCTTACTGGGGCACCGGGAAGGGCTactacagcaacaacaacccACCTGTGGACTTCACCCAGGAGAACCCATTCTGCAGGTTCAAG GCAGTGGGCTATAGCTGTGTTCCAGTCAGCAAGGATGAGGATGGTTTAGTGGTTTTGATTCTCGCTAGGAAGGAAGCTGATGTacgagtgcagcagcagcacctggtGGAGTCTATCCATAAGGTGCTGGGAAACAATCAAACACTCACTGTCAATGTGGATGGTGTCAAAGCCCTGCCGAATGACCA GACCGAGGTGATCATTTACGTGGTGGAGCGTTCCCTTAATGGCACCTCCAAGCGGATCCCCGCCAGCACACTCTTCGTTTTTTTGGAGCAGAACAACGTCAAGGTCCAGCTCTCACAGATCGGAGTGGCCATGTCGGTCACACGCACAGAGTTGTCTCCAGCACagctcaaacagctgctgcaaaATGCTCCTGCAG GAGTGGACCCTATCATTTGGGAGCAGGCCAAGGTAGACAACCCTGAACCAGATAA GTTAATCCCAGTTCCTATGGTGGGTTTTAAGGAGCTCCTTCGCAGACTGCAGACCCAGGACCAGATGACCAAACAGCATCAGACAAGAGTGGAT ATAATCTCCAATGACATCAGTGATCTGCAGAAGAACCAGGCCACCACAGTAGCAAAGATCGCCCAGTACAAGAGGAAACTGATGGACCTCTCTCACAGAGTGCTGCAG GTGCTGATTAAACAGGAGATTCAGAGAAAAAGTGGTTACGCTATCCAGGTGGATGAGGAGCATCTCAGGGTGCAGCTGGACACGATTCAGTCTGAACTCAATGCCCCCACACAGTTCAAG GGTCGTTTGAATGAATTAATGTCGCAGATCCGGATGCAGAACCACTTTGGAGCAGTGAGATCGGAGGAGCGCTACAGTGTAGATGCAGACcttctcagagaaatcaaacaA cacttgaagcagcagcaggacggttTAAGTCATTTGATCAGCGTCATCAAAGACGACTTGGAGGACATCAAACTTATCGAGCACGGGCTGAGCGACAGTGGGCACTTGAGAGGAGGCGTCCTGAGCTGA
- the nup54 gene encoding nucleoporin p54 isoform X4: MVIASTQEEREEEELLPVTVNMAFNFGGAAGSTAATLTAPGFGAATSTAAAPATGFGFGSTNTGTFGGFGATATTAAAPGSTFSFAAPTNTTGGLFGNTQNKGFGFSSGLGTATAPGTTGFGTSLGTSGLGGFGGFNIQPTQQQQGGLFGQQQSQPQPTQLYQQVTALSAPTLLGDERDSILAKWNQLQAYWGTGKGYYSNNNPPVDFTQENPFCRFKAVGYSCVPVSKDEDGLVVLILARKEADVRVQQQHLVESIHKVLGNNQTLTVNVDGVKALPNDQTEVIIYVVERSLNGTSKRIPASTLFVFLEQNNVKVQLSQIGVAMSVTRTELSPAQLKQLLQNAPAGVDPIIWEQAKVDNPEPDKLIPVPMVGFKELLRRLQTQDQMTKQHQTRVDIISNDISDLQKNQATTVAKIAQYKRKLMDLSHRVLQVLIKQEIQRKSGYAIQVDEEHLRVQLDTIQSELNAPTQFKGRLNELMSQIRMQNHFGAVRSEERYSVDADLLREIKQHLKQQQDGLSHLISVIKDDLEDIKLIEHGLSDSGHLRGGVLS; encoded by the exons ATGGTAATTGCATCAACtcaagaggaaagagaagaagaagaactacTTCCGGTGACAGTCAACATGGCGTTTAATTTTGGCGGTGCCGCTGGCAGCACAGCCGCAA CTCTTACAGCCCCTGGATTTGGGGCAGCCAccagcactgctgctgcaccagccaCCGGATTTGGTTTTGGCTCCACCAACACTG GCACATTCGGTGGCTTTGGAGCGACTgcaaccactgctgctgcaccaggGTCTACTTTTAGCTTTGCTGCTCCCACCAACACGACAG GAGGCCTGTTTGGTAACACACAGAACAAAGGCTTTGGATTCTCCTCTGGGCTTGGCACTGCAACCGCGCCCGGGACAACAGGATTTGGGACGAGTTTAGGAACATCTGGTCTTGGAGGGTTTGGAGGCTTTAATATCCAGCCaacccagcagcagcaag GAGGCTTGTTTGGCCAGCAGCAGAGTCAGCCTCAGCCCACTCAGCTTTACCAGCAGGTCACCGCACTGTCAGCGCCCACCTTGTTGGGAGATGAGCGTGACTCCATCTTGGCCAAATGGAACCAGCTGCAGGCTTACTGGGGCACCGGGAAGGGCTactacagcaacaacaacccACCTGTGGACTTCACCCAGGAGAACCCATTCTGCAGGTTCAAG GCAGTGGGCTATAGCTGTGTTCCAGTCAGCAAGGATGAGGATGGTTTAGTGGTTTTGATTCTCGCTAGGAAGGAAGCTGATGTacgagtgcagcagcagcacctggtGGAGTCTATCCATAAGGTGCTGGGAAACAATCAAACACTCACTGTCAATGTGGATGGTGTCAAAGCCCTGCCGAATGACCA GACCGAGGTGATCATTTACGTGGTGGAGCGTTCCCTTAATGGCACCTCCAAGCGGATCCCCGCCAGCACACTCTTCGTTTTTTTGGAGCAGAACAACGTCAAGGTCCAGCTCTCACAGATCGGAGTGGCCATGTCGGTCACACGCACAGAGTTGTCTCCAGCACagctcaaacagctgctgcaaaATGCTCCTGCAG GAGTGGACCCTATCATTTGGGAGCAGGCCAAGGTAGACAACCCTGAACCAGATAA GTTAATCCCAGTTCCTATGGTGGGTTTTAAGGAGCTCCTTCGCAGACTGCAGACCCAGGACCAGATGACCAAACAGCATCAGACAAGAGTGGAT ATAATCTCCAATGACATCAGTGATCTGCAGAAGAACCAGGCCACCACAGTAGCAAAGATCGCCCAGTACAAGAGGAAACTGATGGACCTCTCTCACAGAGTGCTGCAG GTGCTGATTAAACAGGAGATTCAGAGAAAAAGTGGTTACGCTATCCAGGTGGATGAGGAGCATCTCAGGGTGCAGCTGGACACGATTCAGTCTGAACTCAATGCCCCCACACAGTTCAAG GGTCGTTTGAATGAATTAATGTCGCAGATCCGGATGCAGAACCACTTTGGAGCAGTGAGATCGGAGGAGCGCTACAGTGTAGATGCAGACcttctcagagaaatcaaacaA cacttgaagcagcagcaggacggttTAAGTCATTTGATCAGCGTCATCAAAGACGACTTGGAGGACATCAAACTTATCGAGCACGGGCTGAGCGACAGTGGGCACTTGAGAGGAGGCGTCCTGAGCTGA
- the nup54 gene encoding nucleoporin p54 isoform X1, translated as MVIASTQEEREEEELLPVTVNMAFNFGGAAGSTAASAPGFSFGSFGAKTTASTAFGFGPSATTTTASSGFGTLTAPGFGAATSTAAAPATGFGFGSTNTGFGGLGAGNTTAGTFGGFGATATTAAAPGSTFSFAAPTNTTGGLFGNTQNKGFGFSSGLGTATAPGTTGFGTSLGTSGLGGFGGFNIQPTQQQQGGLFGQQQSQPQPTQLYQQVTALSAPTLLGDERDSILAKWNQLQAYWGTGKGYYSNNNPPVDFTQENPFCRFKAVGYSCVPVSKDEDGLVVLILARKEADVRVQQQHLVESIHKVLGNNQTLTVNVDGVKALPNDQTEVIIYVVERSLNGTSKRIPASTLFVFLEQNNVKVQLSQIGVAMSVTRTELSPAQLKQLLQNAPAGVDPIIWEQAKVDNPEPDKLIPVPMVGFKELLRRLQTQDQMTKQHQTRVDIISNDISDLQKNQATTVAKIAQYKRKLMDLSHRVLQVLIKQEIQRKSGYAIQVDEEHLRVQLDTIQSELNAPTQFKGRLNELMSQIRMQNHFGAVRSEERYSVDADLLREIKQHLKQQQDGLSHLISVIKDDLEDIKLIEHGLSDSGHLRGGVLS; from the exons ATGGTAATTGCATCAACtcaagaggaaagagaagaagaagaactacTTCCGGTGACAGTCAACATGGCGTTTAATTTTGGCGGTGCCGCTGGCAGCACAGCCGCAA GCGCCCCCGGGTTTTCATTCGGTTCATTTGGTGCAAAGACCACAGCATCCACAGCGTTTGGCTTTGGCCCctcagccaccaccaccacagcctCATCCGGATTTGGCA CTCTTACAGCCCCTGGATTTGGGGCAGCCAccagcactgctgctgcaccagccaCCGGATTTGGTTTTGGCTCCACCAACACTG GATTTGGGGGGCTGGGAGCTGGAAACACCACGGCTG GCACATTCGGTGGCTTTGGAGCGACTgcaaccactgctgctgcaccaggGTCTACTTTTAGCTTTGCTGCTCCCACCAACACGACAG GAGGCCTGTTTGGTAACACACAGAACAAAGGCTTTGGATTCTCCTCTGGGCTTGGCACTGCAACCGCGCCCGGGACAACAGGATTTGGGACGAGTTTAGGAACATCTGGTCTTGGAGGGTTTGGAGGCTTTAATATCCAGCCaacccagcagcagcaag GAGGCTTGTTTGGCCAGCAGCAGAGTCAGCCTCAGCCCACTCAGCTTTACCAGCAGGTCACCGCACTGTCAGCGCCCACCTTGTTGGGAGATGAGCGTGACTCCATCTTGGCCAAATGGAACCAGCTGCAGGCTTACTGGGGCACCGGGAAGGGCTactacagcaacaacaacccACCTGTGGACTTCACCCAGGAGAACCCATTCTGCAGGTTCAAG GCAGTGGGCTATAGCTGTGTTCCAGTCAGCAAGGATGAGGATGGTTTAGTGGTTTTGATTCTCGCTAGGAAGGAAGCTGATGTacgagtgcagcagcagcacctggtGGAGTCTATCCATAAGGTGCTGGGAAACAATCAAACACTCACTGTCAATGTGGATGGTGTCAAAGCCCTGCCGAATGACCA GACCGAGGTGATCATTTACGTGGTGGAGCGTTCCCTTAATGGCACCTCCAAGCGGATCCCCGCCAGCACACTCTTCGTTTTTTTGGAGCAGAACAACGTCAAGGTCCAGCTCTCACAGATCGGAGTGGCCATGTCGGTCACACGCACAGAGTTGTCTCCAGCACagctcaaacagctgctgcaaaATGCTCCTGCAG GAGTGGACCCTATCATTTGGGAGCAGGCCAAGGTAGACAACCCTGAACCAGATAA GTTAATCCCAGTTCCTATGGTGGGTTTTAAGGAGCTCCTTCGCAGACTGCAGACCCAGGACCAGATGACCAAACAGCATCAGACAAGAGTGGAT ATAATCTCCAATGACATCAGTGATCTGCAGAAGAACCAGGCCACCACAGTAGCAAAGATCGCCCAGTACAAGAGGAAACTGATGGACCTCTCTCACAGAGTGCTGCAG GTGCTGATTAAACAGGAGATTCAGAGAAAAAGTGGTTACGCTATCCAGGTGGATGAGGAGCATCTCAGGGTGCAGCTGGACACGATTCAGTCTGAACTCAATGCCCCCACACAGTTCAAG GGTCGTTTGAATGAATTAATGTCGCAGATCCGGATGCAGAACCACTTTGGAGCAGTGAGATCGGAGGAGCGCTACAGTGTAGATGCAGACcttctcagagaaatcaaacaA cacttgaagcagcagcaggacggttTAAGTCATTTGATCAGCGTCATCAAAGACGACTTGGAGGACATCAAACTTATCGAGCACGGGCTGAGCGACAGTGGGCACTTGAGAGGAGGCGTCCTGAGCTGA
- the nup54 gene encoding nucleoporin p54 isoform X2: MVIASTQEEREEEELLPVTVNMAFNFGGAAGSTAASAPGFSFGSFGAKTTASTAFGFGPSATTTTASSGFGTLTAPGFGAATSTAAAPATGFGFGSTNTGTFGGFGATATTAAAPGSTFSFAAPTNTTGGLFGNTQNKGFGFSSGLGTATAPGTTGFGTSLGTSGLGGFGGFNIQPTQQQQGGLFGQQQSQPQPTQLYQQVTALSAPTLLGDERDSILAKWNQLQAYWGTGKGYYSNNNPPVDFTQENPFCRFKAVGYSCVPVSKDEDGLVVLILARKEADVRVQQQHLVESIHKVLGNNQTLTVNVDGVKALPNDQTEVIIYVVERSLNGTSKRIPASTLFVFLEQNNVKVQLSQIGVAMSVTRTELSPAQLKQLLQNAPAGVDPIIWEQAKVDNPEPDKLIPVPMVGFKELLRRLQTQDQMTKQHQTRVDIISNDISDLQKNQATTVAKIAQYKRKLMDLSHRVLQVLIKQEIQRKSGYAIQVDEEHLRVQLDTIQSELNAPTQFKGRLNELMSQIRMQNHFGAVRSEERYSVDADLLREIKQHLKQQQDGLSHLISVIKDDLEDIKLIEHGLSDSGHLRGGVLS; encoded by the exons ATGGTAATTGCATCAACtcaagaggaaagagaagaagaagaactacTTCCGGTGACAGTCAACATGGCGTTTAATTTTGGCGGTGCCGCTGGCAGCACAGCCGCAA GCGCCCCCGGGTTTTCATTCGGTTCATTTGGTGCAAAGACCACAGCATCCACAGCGTTTGGCTTTGGCCCctcagccaccaccaccacagcctCATCCGGATTTGGCA CTCTTACAGCCCCTGGATTTGGGGCAGCCAccagcactgctgctgcaccagccaCCGGATTTGGTTTTGGCTCCACCAACACTG GCACATTCGGTGGCTTTGGAGCGACTgcaaccactgctgctgcaccaggGTCTACTTTTAGCTTTGCTGCTCCCACCAACACGACAG GAGGCCTGTTTGGTAACACACAGAACAAAGGCTTTGGATTCTCCTCTGGGCTTGGCACTGCAACCGCGCCCGGGACAACAGGATTTGGGACGAGTTTAGGAACATCTGGTCTTGGAGGGTTTGGAGGCTTTAATATCCAGCCaacccagcagcagcaag GAGGCTTGTTTGGCCAGCAGCAGAGTCAGCCTCAGCCCACTCAGCTTTACCAGCAGGTCACCGCACTGTCAGCGCCCACCTTGTTGGGAGATGAGCGTGACTCCATCTTGGCCAAATGGAACCAGCTGCAGGCTTACTGGGGCACCGGGAAGGGCTactacagcaacaacaacccACCTGTGGACTTCACCCAGGAGAACCCATTCTGCAGGTTCAAG GCAGTGGGCTATAGCTGTGTTCCAGTCAGCAAGGATGAGGATGGTTTAGTGGTTTTGATTCTCGCTAGGAAGGAAGCTGATGTacgagtgcagcagcagcacctggtGGAGTCTATCCATAAGGTGCTGGGAAACAATCAAACACTCACTGTCAATGTGGATGGTGTCAAAGCCCTGCCGAATGACCA GACCGAGGTGATCATTTACGTGGTGGAGCGTTCCCTTAATGGCACCTCCAAGCGGATCCCCGCCAGCACACTCTTCGTTTTTTTGGAGCAGAACAACGTCAAGGTCCAGCTCTCACAGATCGGAGTGGCCATGTCGGTCACACGCACAGAGTTGTCTCCAGCACagctcaaacagctgctgcaaaATGCTCCTGCAG GAGTGGACCCTATCATTTGGGAGCAGGCCAAGGTAGACAACCCTGAACCAGATAA GTTAATCCCAGTTCCTATGGTGGGTTTTAAGGAGCTCCTTCGCAGACTGCAGACCCAGGACCAGATGACCAAACAGCATCAGACAAGAGTGGAT ATAATCTCCAATGACATCAGTGATCTGCAGAAGAACCAGGCCACCACAGTAGCAAAGATCGCCCAGTACAAGAGGAAACTGATGGACCTCTCTCACAGAGTGCTGCAG GTGCTGATTAAACAGGAGATTCAGAGAAAAAGTGGTTACGCTATCCAGGTGGATGAGGAGCATCTCAGGGTGCAGCTGGACACGATTCAGTCTGAACTCAATGCCCCCACACAGTTCAAG GGTCGTTTGAATGAATTAATGTCGCAGATCCGGATGCAGAACCACTTTGGAGCAGTGAGATCGGAGGAGCGCTACAGTGTAGATGCAGACcttctcagagaaatcaaacaA cacttgaagcagcagcaggacggttTAAGTCATTTGATCAGCGTCATCAAAGACGACTTGGAGGACATCAAACTTATCGAGCACGGGCTGAGCGACAGTGGGCACTTGAGAGGAGGCGTCCTGAGCTGA